The Gemmatimonadota bacterium genome has a window encoding:
- a CDS encoding DUF1232 domain-containing protein codes for MKDDQKYTEAGFWEKINTTAKKAGQEVVEKALQLYYTAESAETPRWMRVLIYGALAYLIAPLDAIPDFLPAGLTDDLGILAGTLSAVIAHITPEVKKRASEKLDEWFD; via the coding sequence ATGAAAGACGATCAGAAATACACGGAAGCAGGTTTCTGGGAGAAAATTAACACGACCGCAAAGAAAGCCGGACAAGAGGTGGTCGAGAAAGCCTTACAGCTTTATTACACCGCCGAATCAGCCGAGACACCCCGATGGATGAGGGTTTTGATATATGGCGCATTGGCTTATCTCATTGCCCCGCTCGATGCAATACCGGATTTCTTGCCCGCAGGACTCACGGATGATCTGGGCATCCTGGCCGGTACATTATCAGCCGTTATTGCCCACATCACACCCGAAGTAAAGAAACGGGCGAGTGAGAAATTAGACGAATGGTTTGATTGA
- the radC gene encoding DNA repair protein RadC yields MYKINGVFECEQPVYRLQRNGAESLPDEELLALVLRIPQRNGLDVLPKLRSFLRKNPLEKLADFDLEHPPGQIIDRRLKGNDLTPAQQITLQAVLEFSRRVLDRGMGIDKPITSPADVLPEVRHIRDAKKEHFVAIFLNARNVPIKTETISVGSLNASIVHMRELFAPALATSACSLICIHNHPSGDTCPSREDIELTRRIVQAGEIMGIEVLDHLIVGSDRFLSMKEANVF; encoded by the coding sequence ATGTACAAAATAAATGGCGTCTTTGAATGTGAGCAACCCGTCTATCGGCTTCAGCGCAATGGGGCTGAAAGTCTGCCAGATGAGGAATTGCTGGCCCTCGTTCTCCGCATACCCCAACGCAATGGTCTGGATGTGTTGCCAAAACTGCGGTCATTCCTTCGGAAAAACCCGCTCGAAAAATTGGCGGACTTCGATCTTGAACATCCCCCAGGACAGATTATCGACCGCAGACTTAAAGGCAACGACTTAACGCCCGCCCAACAGATCACCTTGCAAGCCGTCCTGGAATTTTCCCGCCGTGTCCTGGACAGAGGGATGGGGATAGATAAGCCTATCACGTCCCCCGCTGACGTGTTGCCAGAGGTTCGCCACATCAGGGACGCCAAGAAAGAACACTTTGTCGCCATCTTTCTCAACGCAAGAAATGTTCCCATTAAGACCGAAACAATCAGCGTGGGGTCTTTGAACGCCTCAATCGTCCACATGCGCGAACTGTTCGCCCCTGCTCTGGCTACAAGTGCTTGTAGTCTCATCTGCATTCATAATCATCCCTCAGGAGATACCTGTCCGAGCCGCGAAGATATTGAACTCACGCGCCGTATTGTGCAGGCTGGCGAGATTATGGGGATTGAGGTGCTCGATCATCTGATCGTCGGATCGGATCGGTTTTTGAGCATGAAAGAGGCGAATGTTTTTTGA
- a CDS encoding ribbon-helix-helix protein, CopG family yields MENSKRPVGRPRTSNLKQISIKLPAKLLHTLDKAAGNSWDSRNMVIRRVLEQYFSGELIRADDTLLDYSNSIDFDAPMVRREVPHIPSE; encoded by the coding sequence ATGGAAAATTCTAAACGTCCCGTTGGACGCCCCAGAACCAGCAACCTGAAACAAATCTCAATCAAATTGCCCGCAAAGCTGTTACACACCTTGGACAAAGCCGCTGGCAATTCCTGGGACAGTCGCAATATGGTCATTCGCCGCGTGCTTGAACAATACTTTTCCGGTGAATTGATCAGAGCCGACGATACACTTTTGGACTACTCAAATTCCATCGACTTTGACGCCCCAATGGTCAGGCGCGAAGTGCCACATATTCCGTCCGAATAG